A genome region from Portunus trituberculatus isolate SZX2019 chromosome 40, ASM1759143v1, whole genome shotgun sequence includes the following:
- the LOC123516224 gene encoding neuropeptide CCHamide-1 receptor-like isoform X3: MAGVDDVSPVLAMLRTEGGGGDSAEMLNSSAWSAFNDSVFLDSNETEFEVLNNTSDPTFDHVPYHQRVETYLVPFLFAIIFIVGVIGNGALIMIFVRNKNLRKVPNTYLISLALGDLLVLFFTVPFVSTIYTIEYWPYGTFACKFSEFVRDVSVGVTVFTLTALSADRYRAIVSPIKKAVSGPARSVTLRVTAAIWVVSLLLATPAAVFTHVKSFARLGNMNMKVCYPFPDTYGWYTKANVFTKALVYYVLPLIVIAAFYLLMARHLLRPEIVGDAQVFHRQIQTRRKVAKVVLCFIVIFAVCFLPTHVFMLWFYFDLGGQYNDFWHVMRILGFCLSFINSCINPIALYCISGTFRKQYNRYLFCCCCWVRRDRDNMHSLRASHYRSSTLRPLETITLTTLLQDRSCPNAF; this comes from the exons ATGGCGGGAGTGGATGACGTGAGCCCTGTGTTGGCGATGCTGAGGACtgagggtggtggcggcgactcTGCGGAAATGCTCAACAGCTCCGCCTGGAGTGCTTTCAACGACTCGGTGTTCTTGGACAGCAACGAGACAGAGTTTGAGGTTTTAAACAATACGAGCGACCCGACGTTCGACCACGTGCCCTACCACCAGCGCGTGGAGACCTACCTGGTGCCCTTCCTCTTCGCGATAATCTTTATCGTCGGCGTCATAG GTAACGGCGCTCTCATCATGATCTTCGTGCGCAACAAGAACCTGCGGAAGGTGCCCAACACTTACCTCATCTCCCTGGCGCTTGGGGACTTGCTGGTGCTTTTCTTCACGGTACCCTTCGTGTCCACCATTTATACTATCGAGTACTGGCCCTACGGAACCTTCGCCTGCAAGTTTAGTGAGTTTGTGAGGGATGTGTCCGTCGGAGTGACCGTCTTTACTCTCACTGCTCTCTCCGCTGACCGCTACAGGGCCATTGTCTCCCCCATCAAGAag GCTGTGAGCGGTCCGGCACGGAGCGTCACACTGCGGGTCACAGCAGCCATCTGGGTAGTATCCTTGCTGCTGGCCACCCCCGCTGCCGTCTTCACACACGTCAAGAGCTTTGCCAGACTTGGGAACATGAACATGAAGGTGTGCTATCCATTTCCGGACACGTACGGCTGGTATACCAAGGCCAACGTGTTCACCAAGGCGCTAGTGTACTACGTGTTGCCACTCATCGTCATCGCCGCCTTCTACCTGCTAATGGCGCGGCACCTGCTGAGGCCCGAGATTGTGGGCGACGCACAGGTGTTCCATCGCCAGATACAAACGCGGCGCAAGGTGGCCAAGGTGGTGCTCTGCTTCATCGTCATCTTCGCCGTCTGCTTCCTGCCCACACACGTCTTCATGCTGTGGTTCTATTTCGACCTGGGCGGCCAGTACAACGACTTCTGGCACGTTATGCGTATTCTGGGCTTCTGTCTGAGCTTCATCAACTCTTGCATCAACCCCATCGCCCTTTACTGCATCTCCGGCACCTTCAGAAAGCAGTACAACCGCTacctcttctgctgctgctgctgggtaCGTAGGGACCGCGACAATATGCACTCCCTCCGCGCCTCCCACTATCGCTCCTCCACCTTGCGGCCCCTGGAGACCATCACTCTCACTACGCTGCTGCAAGACCGCTCCTGTCCCAACGCCTTCTGA